Part of the Diprion similis isolate iyDipSimi1 chromosome 10, iyDipSimi1.1, whole genome shotgun sequence genome, CTACTGACTTACAAATCAACGGATTGTCATGTTTCTTAATTTCGTTGCTAATTTTCTAATACTAGTAGCATTCCGAACGTTGAACGAATTTGTGTCTCTATCAGGGTTGATCAACAAGTGTAAAATGATGGTCGTGCGATTACATTTCGGAATACAACTTACTGTTACCTGGGGAATTCTCATCGAGTTATTATTTGACAAGTATTTTAGCTCACCCATTTATTATCTAGCATTACTCGTGGCTCCCTAAAACTCCCTGAAACTATTCAATATAGGAAGGACGCGAAAGCGACCACCAAACagtgtcttttattttctatcataGATCATTTGAATCAGCTGAATTAGGTGGTTAGCACTTCACAAAATAGAGTCGccgaaaaatttaaacaatccGTTTCCTAGAAATAGATCGCCTAAAATTGGTTTCAATGGACTGAAAGGGTGTGCATTGCCGTGAAAATTGTTCtacgaaataaaacaaacgtaACAGTTTTGatgtaaaaaaggaaaaaggcaatgataaatttttatttgattcaatcccaatatatacacaatatattaATGTGATAAGTTACATTTAAGACACGGAAAGGGCTATTTCATAGTTAGACTGCCTAAAAAGGAAATATCTGAACTTCTCAAGGCTATCTAAACCGTCTCCTACTGCCTTGAACAGTGAACTTGATTTCACTTCCGATGGTTATATTAATTAAGCAACAGCCACGGAATCGCTAACAATCGCGGGAGTAGTTGGTTCCGCAGATTCAGTCGCAGTCGAGCTTGCAGGCGATGTTGTTTCCGCGGCGATTATAGTCGACTCTGAACTTTCTGCGGATTTTTCTATCAACTGCTCAGTAGACGTTGGCAATTCAGATAGCTTTTCGGACATTGCTTGATCGGTAACGAGGGCTGAAACCTCGGTCGAATCCTGTTCGGTTTTTCCCAAGCTCACGTCACTTGTGTCAGACTGGACCGAAGTGCTCTCGACCTTCTCTTCGGTTCCGGAACTCTGGCCGGCCTTCAACGGAATCATTTCTTGAATTTGTTTCAAAACCTCTGGCATGCTTTCCTCGGACTCCCCGGAGATGTAGTTGTTCACCGACGGTGTGAAGCTCGGGTTCTGATGCAACGACGGAAATAAGGGATTGTAGTATTGCTCAAATGTTGGGTACAATGGGTTATAGAGACCCTGGTAAGAGCTGTACTGGTTGTAGAAGGGCTCGTACTGAGATCCAAAGTAATTCGATGGCCCGTAGCTAGAGAATCCGGACGATAACTGAGGATAATAGGGATTAAAACCTGGCAGTCTCAGGATCGGGTAAGGCGCTTGGAACCCGACACTCTTTTCCGGGGTGAACACTTCATCCGGTTGGTCTTTCTTCGTGCTTTCCATCGGTTTCACGGCTGGAGACGACGCATCATCCTTCGGCACGGGCGTAGACGTTTCTATCATATCAACCGGGACAAGTGTCGCTGCCGTTGTTGTTTCTTCGTTCATTTCCGCGGCTTTCACCTTTTTGTCATCTTTAGTATCACCAAGGTTAGAGGCTGCAGCCTTGTTAAAAGGCATAGAACTCAGCTGATCGCGCATAGCACTGACTTCATTGTTCATTTTGACATCCGATTCCGGCCCAGTGACAAAAACGACTTCGGTTTGCCCGCCAGCGAAGTCCTTTGTGAAGTACGAGTAACCCGCGAAATCAACATTTCCGTCGACCGGTGAATTGTAAATGAGGTGCGGGGTAATCGACAGAGGACTATAAAATTGCGGGTACGGAAACTGGAAGGTACCGAGCGCTGACCCGGCGTATATTAGAACCTgcgtgagaaatgaaaaattaatgataaaaGCGAAAGAAGAGCTCTGGCCGTAGACGCGATAAACATGAAAGAAATTTGCTACTTACCAAACTCAAAGCAGAGAACCACATAGCCGACATCTTGTTGAAGCTAAACAACACTACTGTACTGATCGAAGACCTCCTAAAGACTGCCAGTCTTGTCGGAGACGACGTAATCTATATAAACTCCGTTAGGATCACTAGCACACACCCCACCAACAATACTTACCAGAAAACTCTTGTCGTCAAGC contains:
- the LOC124411627 gene encoding uncharacterized protein LOC124411627, translated to MSAMWFSALSLVLIYAGSALGTFQFPYPQFYSPLSITPHLIYNSPVDGNVDFAGYSYFTKDFAGGQTEVVFVTGPESDVKMNNEVSAMRDQLSSMPFNKAAASNLGDTKDDKKVKAAEMNEETTTAATLVPVDMIETSTPVPKDDASSPAVKPMESTKKDQPDEVFTPEKSVGFQAPYPILRLPGFNPYYPQLSSGFSSYGPSNYFGSQYEPFYNQYSSYQGLYNPLYPTFEQYYNPLFPSLHQNPSFTPSVNNYISGESEESMPEVLKQIQEMIPLKAGQSSGTEEKVESTSVQSDTSDVSLGKTEQDSTEVSALVTDQAMSEKLSELPTSTEQLIEKSAESSESTIIAAETTSPASSTATESAEPTTPAIVSDSVAVA